From Solwaraspora sp. WMMD1047, the proteins below share one genomic window:
- a CDS encoding cellulose binding domain-containing protein, whose product MSRVRQGPPRTRAVAALDLAQAAVSGLGRAPHRLVTGARGNRLMMRGLVVAAIAVVVGTGLVVTALVRTPDGLAPLGVAPPAATEAAPTSDPGTAGIGPGGTDGAPAGSVDPPGPTDGPTTAPPPAAEPPAPVPLTAGYATEDPSLLGYLGAVEIANPGPVAVSGWTVVITLPRRTLAVGQVTGAQAAQDGAIWTFTPLPDAAGVPAGGTFRFTFRVSGAALGATTPTACTIDGRPCTGDLPSPTP is encoded by the coding sequence GTGAGCAGAGTCAGGCAGGGTCCCCCGCGGACCAGGGCGGTGGCCGCGCTGGACCTCGCGCAGGCCGCGGTGAGTGGCCTCGGGCGGGCGCCCCACCGGCTGGTGACCGGAGCCCGCGGCAACCGGCTGATGATGCGCGGACTGGTCGTCGCGGCCATCGCCGTGGTGGTGGGAACCGGCCTGGTGGTCACCGCGCTGGTGCGGACGCCGGACGGGCTCGCTCCGCTGGGCGTGGCGCCGCCGGCCGCCACCGAGGCGGCACCCACCTCGGACCCCGGCACGGCCGGCATCGGCCCGGGTGGCACCGACGGCGCCCCCGCCGGGTCCGTCGACCCGCCGGGTCCGACCGACGGTCCGACGACCGCACCGCCGCCGGCCGCCGAACCGCCCGCGCCGGTGCCGCTGACCGCCGGGTACGCGACCGAGGATCCGTCCCTCCTCGGTTACCTGGGGGCGGTGGAGATCGCCAATCCCGGGCCGGTCGCGGTGTCCGGCTGGACGGTGGTGATCACCCTGCCGCGGCGTACCCTCGCGGTCGGCCAGGTCACCGGGGCGCAGGCGGCGCAGGACGGTGCCATCTGGACGTTCACGCCGCTGCCGGACGCCGCCGGCGTGCCGGCCGGCGGCACCTTCCGATTCACCTTCCGGGTCTCCGGTGCCGCGCTCGGTGCCACCACGCCGACGGCCTGCACGATCGACGGTCGGCCGTGCACCGGCGACCTGCCGTCGCCGACCCCCTGA
- a CDS encoding DUF742 domain-containing protein: MTTRGYPAVLANLDEEDAWYDDDAGPVVRPYAMTSGRTRPVRPELDLISQVTTCPDVRGAEPLSPEQTEIIERCRRPLSVAEIGAALNLPVGTVRVLVGDLLDAGLVETREPPLLTELPSENLLEALLAGLRAL, from the coding sequence ATGACCACGCGTGGATACCCCGCCGTGCTGGCCAACCTCGACGAGGAGGACGCCTGGTACGACGACGACGCCGGGCCGGTGGTCCGGCCGTACGCGATGACCAGCGGTCGGACCCGGCCGGTCCGGCCGGAGCTGGACCTGATCTCCCAGGTGACGACCTGCCCGGACGTCCGGGGTGCGGAGCCGCTGTCGCCGGAGCAGACTGAGATCATCGAGCGCTGCCGGCGACCGCTGTCGGTGGCCGAGATCGGCGCGGCGCTGAACCTCCCGGTCGGCACCGTACGGGTCCTGGTCGGCGACCTGCTCGACGCCGGGCTGGTCGAGACCCGGGAGCCGCCGCTGTTGACCGAGCTGCCCTCCGAGAATCTGCTGGAGGCGCTCCTCGCCGGACTGCGTGCGCTGTGA
- a CDS encoding nitrate- and nitrite sensing domain-containing protein: protein MAGLNTKPAGAGVTAPPGRTGSAGRRRVALLVAALTLCWGYAAFLTGRDAADLLRVRTLSTTLGQPTDALILSLQTERRLTAAALAEPGGGPASLAAQRADTDAAIAKLRAFNTGTDLRLVGAEEVRDRAAELIRRLDTLDPLRRSVDAGGLDRDQATTAYTEMIDAGFAVYAGQWTSRETGLIEQTRSFVALARAREVLAREDTLLTGALTARRLTPADRARLADLVAAQRFVRAEAAAALPPPERDRYRTLVGGDGLTALRTLEDQLTAPGSGDDEIPAIPPQVWRSAVEPVLADLRDLVADGVRDSVERATPATIGVVVRTGLVGGLGFLVVVAAIVGALATTRCPARRPVEQADPTEPIHPPDQPQPGDRTHPSDRTRTSDRTRTSDRTRTSELARPSDRHVHNGSLADPSRLPGDDLFLQLSRRNQVLLRQQLNLLDAMERRETDAEELADLFRVDHLTTRIRRNVERMITAAGARPARRWRRPVPLIDVVRGAAGEVAEYERVLVSSAWAGSLAGPAVLDLTHLLAELIENGLHCSPPESTVRVSVQFRDHGCLIVVLDDGPGLAPETLAAANALLRDPPPVRPPGAGHGLYGAALAASRWRVRVELAPGHRGGTAARVLIPAALLAGPGGPGGEQTTMELPAVDPQGQPDGQPDDPTNGPAPVPAPHPAPAGPTRAANPASGASGANPASGANPASGANPASGANLTSSADPTRAADRTRRTGPADRVTLPNRRRPQ from the coding sequence ATGGCCGGCCTGAACACGAAGCCGGCCGGGGCCGGGGTGACCGCACCGCCGGGCCGGACCGGCTCGGCGGGTCGGCGCCGGGTCGCGTTGCTGGTGGCGGCGCTGACCCTGTGCTGGGGGTACGCGGCGTTCCTGACCGGACGGGACGCCGCCGACCTGCTCCGGGTACGCACCCTCAGCACCACGCTCGGGCAGCCCACCGACGCGCTGATCCTCAGCCTGCAGACCGAGCGGCGGCTCACCGCGGCCGCGCTGGCGGAGCCCGGCGGCGGTCCGGCGTCGCTGGCCGCCCAGCGGGCCGACACCGACGCGGCGATCGCCAAGCTCCGCGCCTTCAACACCGGCACCGACCTCCGGCTGGTCGGTGCCGAGGAGGTACGCGACCGGGCGGCTGAGCTGATCCGGCGGCTGGACACCCTCGATCCGCTGCGCCGGTCGGTCGACGCGGGCGGGCTGGACCGCGACCAGGCCACCACGGCCTACACCGAGATGATCGATGCCGGATTCGCCGTCTACGCCGGCCAGTGGACGAGTCGGGAGACCGGCCTGATCGAGCAGACCAGGTCGTTCGTGGCGCTGGCCCGCGCCCGCGAGGTGCTGGCCCGGGAGGACACCCTGCTCACCGGAGCGCTCACCGCGCGGCGGTTGACGCCCGCCGACCGGGCCCGGCTGGCCGACCTGGTGGCGGCGCAGCGGTTCGTCCGCGCCGAGGCCGCCGCCGCCCTGCCGCCGCCGGAACGCGACCGCTACCGCACGCTTGTCGGCGGGGACGGGCTGACCGCGCTGCGCACCCTGGAGGACCAGCTGACCGCGCCCGGCAGCGGCGACGACGAGATCCCGGCGATCCCGCCACAGGTGTGGCGGTCGGCCGTGGAGCCGGTCCTCGCCGACCTGCGGGACCTGGTGGCAGACGGGGTCCGCGACAGCGTGGAGCGGGCCACCCCGGCCACGATCGGGGTGGTGGTCCGCACCGGCCTGGTGGGCGGCCTCGGCTTCCTCGTGGTGGTGGCGGCGATCGTCGGCGCCCTCGCCACGACCCGGTGCCCGGCCCGCCGGCCGGTGGAACAGGCCGACCCGACCGAACCCATCCACCCACCCGACCAGCCGCAACCGGGCGACCGGACCCACCCGAGCGACCGGACCCGAACGAGCGACCGGACCCGAACGAGCGACCGGACCCGAACGAGCGAACTGGCCCGACCGAGCGACCGGCACGTCCACAACGGTTCGTTGGCCGATCCGTCCAGGTTGCCGGGCGATGACCTCTTCCTGCAGCTCAGCCGCCGCAACCAGGTGCTGCTTCGCCAGCAGCTGAACCTGCTGGACGCGATGGAGCGTCGCGAGACCGACGCCGAGGAGCTGGCCGACCTGTTCCGGGTGGACCATCTGACGACCCGGATCCGGCGCAACGTGGAAAGAATGATCACCGCCGCCGGGGCCCGGCCGGCCCGGCGCTGGCGGCGGCCGGTGCCGTTGATCGACGTGGTCCGCGGGGCGGCCGGTGAGGTGGCCGAGTACGAGCGGGTGCTGGTCTCCTCCGCCTGGGCCGGATCGCTCGCCGGACCGGCCGTCCTGGATCTCACCCACCTGCTGGCCGAACTCATCGAGAATGGTCTGCACTGCTCCCCGCCGGAGAGCACGGTCCGGGTGAGCGTGCAGTTCCGCGACCACGGTTGCCTGATCGTCGTATTGGACGACGGGCCGGGCCTGGCCCCGGAGACGCTCGCCGCCGCGAACGCCCTGCTGCGCGACCCGCCGCCGGTCCGGCCGCCGGGGGCGGGACACGGCCTGTACGGGGCCGCCCTGGCGGCCAGCCGGTGGAGGGTCCGGGTCGAGCTGGCCCCGGGACACCGCGGCGGCACCGCCGCCCGGGTGCTCATTCCCGCCGCGCTGCTCGCCGGACCCGGCGGTCCCGGCGGTGAGCAGACGACGATGGAGCTGCCCGCGGTCGACCCCCAGGGCCAACCCGACGGCCAGCCGGACGATCCGACCAACGGACCGGCACCGGTACCCGCCCCGCACCCCGCGCCGGCCGGACCCACTCGCGCCGCCAACCCCGCCAGCGGCGCCAGCGGCGCCAACCCCGCCAGCGGCGCCAACCCCGCCAGCGGCGCCAACCCCGCCAGCGGCGCCAACCTCACCAGCTCCGCCGACCCCACCCGGGCGGCCGACCGCACCCGCAGGACCGGGCCGGCCGACCGGGTCACCCTGCCGAACCGGCGGCGTCCCCAATGA